A genome region from Chlorobaculum tepidum TLS includes the following:
- the adk gene encoding adenylate kinase: MRIILLGAPGAGKGTQAQYISEAFGIPQISTGDMLRAAVKAATPLGLAAKKIMDEGGLVPDDLIISLVKERIAQPDCANGCLFDGFPRTLAQAEALRAGGIRIDHIIEMNVPDEEIIKRMSGRRVHLASGRTYHVTFNPPAVPDKDDLTGEPLVQRNDDCEETVRKRLKAYHELTEPLVGYYRNLSMNGSADAPKYSRIAGIGTVEQIKDEIIATLNG; the protein is encoded by the coding sequence ATGAGAATAATCCTGTTGGGCGCGCCGGGCGCCGGCAAAGGAACACAGGCACAATATATTTCTGAAGCTTTTGGCATACCCCAGATATCGACCGGCGACATGCTGCGTGCCGCTGTCAAGGCAGCCACTCCTCTTGGACTCGCAGCCAAAAAGATCATGGATGAGGGTGGACTCGTCCCGGACGACCTCATCATCAGCCTTGTCAAAGAGCGCATAGCGCAACCAGACTGCGCCAATGGCTGCCTTTTTGACGGCTTCCCGCGCACCCTGGCCCAAGCCGAAGCCCTGAGAGCTGGGGGTATTCGAATCGACCATATCATTGAAATGAACGTCCCTGACGAAGAGATCATCAAACGCATGAGCGGACGCCGCGTCCATCTCGCCTCTGGCCGCACCTACCACGTCACATTCAACCCACCAGCTGTACCGGACAAGGACGACCTCACTGGTGAACCGCTGGTGCAGCGCAACGACGACTGCGAAGAGACCGTTCGCAAGCGACTGAAAGCCTACCACGAGCTGACCGAACCGCTGGTCGGCTACTATCGCAACCTCTCGATGAACGGCTCCGCTGACGCTCCGAAATACTCCAGAATCGCAGGAATCGGCACCGTCGAACAGATCAAAGATGAGATCATCGCCACCCTCAACGGCTAA
- the priA gene encoding replication restart helicase PriA has protein sequence MYAIVYVERIYRDEPFRLSMPEGLKTTIQPGCQVLLNLARHKASAYTGYVWSLEKAGEGDIEGEVLDLLNSGVPVLTPVMLKLALWIADYYAALPIDCLSTTLPAPLRSTVDDVVELAGFQLESPELRVKSTGLRRSILKALATEKRLTVRQLRKRLGRRELYSAIAELERAGLVNVRKSFVETKPRTVTTWKLAKTLPDEPEKLIARSPKKREAFELLASRPEQLFRAGEGGISRTVFSGLVTLGLAEKIETAAPSGESLRFDEPQKEIHSLSPHQQQALDALTKALYEQQFRTFLLHGVTGSGKTLVYIELLRRVLAEGKTAIVLVPEISLTPQTAARFRHYFGDDIQIMHSAMSDREKYDAWQRLRQGKARIALGARSTIFAPLENVGAIIVDEEHDAAYKQDRTPRYHARDTAVMRAMFENALCVLGSATPSFESYRNALEGKYTLLELPERIDNARMPSIELVWMPGSQRVTPSISGALYDAIRERLKRDEQVILLQNRRGFAGSLLCLDCGHTPQCRHCNIPLVYHASDRSLRCHYCGHIEPFRQTCPACKSENLFYKSSGTERIEEELGELFPEEKILRMDIDTTSTKDAHASMLTAFREKRARILLGTQMVAKGLDFPEVTLVGVLMADIGLNLPDFRAAERIYSLLMQVAGRAGRSSMPGEVLLQLYNRDNELFQHVIRADYRHFFEAEMATRRELAYPPFTRLIKFECSSPSEAVAEKGAVALRKHLRPLVPEAFGTILGPAPAGISKIKGRYRSQLIIKLTGIKLSAALLRQVQYETLSAFRGENLVITVDVDPQHLL, from the coding sequence ATGTATGCGATTGTCTATGTAGAAAGAATCTATCGTGACGAGCCTTTTCGGCTGAGCATGCCGGAGGGGCTCAAAACGACGATTCAGCCGGGCTGCCAGGTGCTGCTGAACCTTGCCCGCCACAAAGCGTCGGCTTACACGGGCTATGTCTGGTCGCTGGAAAAGGCGGGCGAGGGCGACATCGAGGGCGAAGTGCTCGACCTGCTCAACAGCGGTGTTCCGGTGCTGACGCCGGTAATGCTGAAACTCGCTTTGTGGATTGCCGACTACTACGCAGCCCTCCCCATCGACTGCCTCTCCACCACCCTTCCGGCTCCGCTCAGGAGTACGGTCGATGACGTGGTGGAGCTGGCCGGGTTCCAGCTCGAAAGCCCGGAATTACGAGTCAAAAGCACGGGGTTGCGCCGGAGCATCCTGAAAGCGCTGGCGACTGAAAAACGGCTCACCGTGCGCCAGCTCCGCAAACGCCTCGGTCGCAGGGAGCTGTACAGCGCGATCGCGGAACTCGAACGCGCCGGGCTGGTCAACGTCCGCAAGAGCTTCGTGGAAACGAAGCCCCGCACGGTCACCACATGGAAACTGGCGAAGACGCTGCCCGATGAACCGGAAAAACTCATTGCACGTTCGCCAAAGAAACGCGAGGCGTTCGAGCTGCTCGCCTCGCGCCCGGAGCAGCTATTCCGCGCCGGAGAGGGCGGTATTTCACGAACGGTATTCAGCGGACTTGTCACTCTCGGCCTCGCCGAAAAGATCGAAACCGCAGCGCCCTCTGGCGAAAGCCTGCGCTTCGACGAGCCGCAAAAGGAGATTCATTCCCTCAGTCCGCACCAGCAGCAGGCGCTTGACGCCTTGACCAAAGCGCTCTACGAACAGCAATTCCGGACTTTCCTTTTGCACGGCGTAACTGGCAGCGGCAAAACGCTGGTTTACATCGAGTTGCTCCGCCGTGTGCTCGCCGAGGGCAAAACCGCCATTGTTTTGGTGCCGGAAATCTCACTCACACCACAGACCGCCGCCCGGTTCCGCCACTATTTCGGCGACGATATCCAGATCATGCACAGCGCCATGAGCGACCGCGAAAAGTACGATGCCTGGCAGCGGCTGCGACAGGGCAAGGCACGCATCGCGCTCGGCGCTCGCTCGACCATTTTCGCGCCGCTGGAGAATGTCGGTGCGATCATCGTGGACGAGGAGCACGACGCCGCCTACAAGCAGGATCGCACGCCTCGCTACCACGCCCGCGACACGGCAGTGATGCGCGCCATGTTCGAAAACGCACTCTGCGTGCTCGGCTCGGCAACGCCATCGTTCGAGTCCTACCGGAACGCGCTGGAGGGCAAGTACACACTACTCGAACTGCCCGAACGCATCGACAACGCCCGAATGCCCTCCATCGAGCTGGTCTGGATGCCCGGCAGCCAGCGGGTCACACCGTCGATCTCGGGCGCGCTCTACGACGCCATCCGCGAAAGGCTCAAGCGCGACGAGCAGGTGATCCTCCTGCAAAATCGCCGGGGCTTCGCAGGCAGCCTGCTCTGCCTCGACTGCGGCCACACGCCGCAATGCCGCCACTGCAACATTCCGCTGGTCTATCACGCCAGCGATCGGAGCCTGCGCTGCCACTACTGCGGTCACATTGAACCGTTCCGCCAAACGTGCCCTGCGTGCAAATCGGAAAATCTCTTCTACAAAAGCAGTGGCACTGAGCGCATCGAGGAGGAACTTGGAGAGCTGTTTCCCGAAGAGAAGATTCTGCGGATGGACATCGACACCACCTCGACCAAGGACGCCCATGCGTCGATGCTGACTGCTTTCCGCGAAAAGCGCGCCCGCATCCTGCTCGGCACGCAGATGGTGGCCAAGGGCCTCGACTTTCCAGAGGTAACGCTGGTCGGGGTGCTGATGGCGGACATCGGCCTGAACCTGCCGGACTTCAGAGCCGCCGAACGCATCTACTCGCTCCTGATGCAGGTTGCCGGGCGGGCGGGCCGCTCGTCGATGCCCGGCGAGGTGCTGCTTCAGCTCTACAACCGCGACAACGAGCTGTTCCAGCACGTCATCCGGGCTGACTACCGCCACTTTTTCGAGGCGGAGATGGCCACGCGCCGCGAACTCGCCTACCCGCCGTTCACCCGCCTCATCAAGTTCGAGTGTTCGTCGCCATCGGAAGCGGTGGCCGAAAAAGGGGCGGTGGCACTGCGGAAGCATCTGCGACCGCTGGTGCCGGAAGCGTTCGGCACGATCCTCGGCCCCGCCCCGGCGGGCATCAGCAAAATAAAGGGGCGCTACCGCAGCCAGCTCATCATCAAGCTCACCGGCATCAAGCTCTCAGCCGCCCTGCTTCGGCAAGTACAATACGAAACCCTCAGCGCTTTTCGGGGAGAAAATCTTGTCATCACGGTCGATGTCGATCCGCAACATCTTCTGTAA
- a CDS encoding DoxX family protein, which yields MTDFEWKSNYLKSHKLKTLGVIIVLVLRYLYTSLFIYGFVHKIIHGWMWSDILAHHFTKRLHELLATASTSSSFEATVAVWQASYLEHFALPLVMPIAWIVTIGELAIGIALLFGVTTRINAAFGLFMLLNFAAGGYYNLTIPPLVAISILLIVLPTGHWLGLDRSLNRKYPESPWFR from the coding sequence ATGACCGATTTCGAGTGGAAAAGCAACTATCTGAAATCACACAAGCTCAAGACACTTGGCGTCATAATCGTGCTGGTGCTCAGGTACCTTTACACCTCGCTCTTCATCTACGGCTTCGTCCACAAAATCATCCACGGCTGGATGTGGAGCGACATTCTCGCCCATCACTTCACGAAACGGCTGCACGAACTGCTTGCCACGGCCTCGACGTCCAGCTCCTTTGAAGCGACCGTCGCCGTGTGGCAGGCCTCATATCTGGAGCACTTCGCCCTGCCGCTGGTGATGCCCATCGCCTGGATTGTCACCATCGGCGAGCTCGCCATCGGCATCGCGCTGCTCTTCGGCGTCACGACCCGCATCAACGCAGCCTTTGGCCTCTTCATGCTGCTCAACTTCGCGGCTGGCGGCTACTACAACCTGACCATCCCGCCGCTGGTCGCCATTTCGATACTGCTCATCGTGCTGCCGACAGGCCACTGGCTCGGCCTCGACCGCAGCCTTAACAGGAAATATCCGGAGTCACCATGGTTCAGATAG
- a CDS encoding tetratricopeptide repeat protein — MVQIAGTPVPLSAKSRGPNALSSLLAALFLLLSQPASGAEAKQCIDNAELDAADKAFNSLHYAKADSLYQSMLQTGDQSSTLYWKLARLNISIAEAIDPSERKKRIPFYNKAVEYARKSVQLDENNASAHTWLAAALALKADKIGAKEKLNRAAEIKRELDKALALNPNDDVAWSMLGSYNFEASKIGWFSRFMGSTFVGKMPKGSREEAEKDFKKAISLNPRVIRHYHELALLYLEEDRKQEALNTLRIAETRPVLMKSDVRRLKEIKKLIAKLSKEIEEK, encoded by the coding sequence ATGGTTCAGATAGCAGGCACACCGGTTCCATTATCGGCAAAAAGCCGCGGACCAAACGCTTTGAGTTCGCTTCTGGCGGCGCTGTTTCTCCTGCTGTCGCAACCGGCCAGCGGCGCGGAAGCAAAGCAGTGCATTGACAATGCCGAACTCGATGCCGCCGACAAGGCATTCAATTCGCTGCACTACGCAAAAGCGGACTCGCTCTACCAATCGATGCTCCAGACAGGCGATCAATCCTCGACGCTCTACTGGAAGCTCGCCCGCCTCAACATAAGTATAGCGGAAGCGATCGACCCGAGCGAACGTAAAAAACGGATACCCTTTTACAACAAAGCGGTCGAATATGCGAGAAAATCAGTTCAGCTCGACGAAAACAACGCCAGCGCCCACACCTGGCTTGCCGCCGCTCTGGCCTTGAAAGCAGACAAAATCGGTGCAAAAGAGAAACTGAACAGAGCTGCTGAAATCAAACGTGAGCTTGACAAAGCACTCGCGCTGAACCCGAACGACGACGTCGCTTGGTCGATGCTTGGTTCGTACAACTTCGAGGCGTCGAAAATTGGCTGGTTCAGCCGCTTCATGGGCAGCACCTTCGTCGGCAAAATGCCCAAAGGCAGCCGCGAGGAGGCGGAAAAGGATTTCAAGAAAGCGATCAGCCTGAACCCGCGAGTCATCCGGCACTACCACGAGCTGGCCCTGCTCTACCTCGAAGAGGACAGAAAACAGGAAGCCCTGAACACCTTGCGGATAGCCGAAACCAGACCGGTGCTCATGAAAAGCGACGTGAGACGACTCAAAGAGATCAAAAAGCTGATCGCCAAGCTATCGAAAGAGATTGAGGAAAAGTAA
- the aroQ gene encoding type II 3-dehydroquinate dehydratase — translation MMSATSLLVMNGPNLSRLGKREPEVYGSLTLDEINRGIAVAFPEVSFEFFQSEHEGALIEKLFEIEGRGGFSGVVLNAGALTHYSIALRDAISAVTMPVVEVHLSNVHKREEFRHKSVISAVCIGVIAGFGVESYHLGVRALLGRGNR, via the coding sequence ATGATGAGCGCAACCTCCCTTCTGGTCATGAACGGGCCGAATCTTTCACGTCTCGGAAAGCGTGAACCCGAAGTTTATGGCAGTCTCACCCTCGACGAGATCAACCGGGGGATCGCGGTCGCGTTTCCGGAGGTGAGCTTCGAGTTTTTCCAGTCGGAGCACGAGGGTGCGCTTATCGAGAAGCTTTTCGAGATCGAAGGTCGCGGCGGTTTTTCGGGCGTCGTGCTCAACGCGGGGGCGCTGACGCACTACTCGATTGCCCTGCGCGACGCCATCAGCGCCGTTACGATGCCTGTGGTCGAGGTGCACCTTTCCAACGTGCACAAGCGGGAGGAGTTTCGTCACAAATCGGTGATTTCCGCCGTCTGCATCGGTGTGATCGCCGGTTTCGGAGTCGAGAGCTACCACCTCGGCGTAAGGGCGCTGCTGGGGAGGGGTAACCGTTGA
- the hslU gene encoding ATP-dependent protease ATPase subunit HslU — MIQPDEPQDFPVKLIDKEQLTPTQIVEQLDKYIIGQKDAKRSVAIALRNRLRRQNVSEELRDEIMPNNIIMIGPTGVGKTEIARRLAKLAKAPFVKVEASKFTEVGYVGRDVESMIRDLVEQAVAMVRSEKTEEVREKAALLVEERLLDILLPPVSGLEESEHVGDEEEAVVVEGDAEVVVEKNLEREINRKSRQKMRERLRDGRMEDRQIELEVSSDGQGGMMQIFGPLGQMEEIGNIMQDLMSGMPKKRKKRRMTIAEARKYLEQEEVQKLIDMDAVVKEALRKVEDSGIVFIDEIDKIAAPTTGAGGKGPDVSREGVQRDLLPIVEGTAVSTKYGVVKTDHVLFIASGAFHVARPSDLIPELQGRFPIRVELKSLTEEDFFLILTQPRNALIKQYRAMLKTEQIDLEFTEEAIREIARTAAKVNETVENIGARRLHTILTNLLEELMFGIPEMVMDGTIDRNIVIDDNQVREKLGKLVADRDLSQYIL; from the coding sequence ATGATCCAGCCGGATGAGCCTCAGGATTTTCCGGTCAAACTCATCGACAAGGAGCAGCTCACGCCGACACAGATCGTCGAGCAGCTCGACAAGTACATCATCGGCCAGAAAGACGCCAAGAGATCGGTAGCCATCGCGCTGCGTAACCGGCTCCGCCGCCAGAATGTGAGCGAGGAGCTGCGTGACGAGATCATGCCGAACAACATCATCATGATTGGCCCGACCGGCGTTGGCAAGACCGAAATAGCCCGGCGTCTGGCCAAGCTTGCCAAAGCTCCCTTTGTTAAGGTCGAGGCCTCAAAATTCACCGAGGTTGGCTACGTTGGTCGCGATGTCGAGTCGATGATCCGTGACCTGGTCGAGCAGGCGGTGGCGATGGTGCGCAGCGAAAAAACGGAGGAGGTTCGCGAAAAAGCGGCGCTGCTGGTCGAGGAGCGTCTGCTCGACATTCTTCTGCCTCCCGTGAGCGGGCTCGAAGAGTCGGAACACGTTGGCGACGAAGAGGAGGCCGTGGTTGTTGAAGGTGACGCCGAGGTGGTGGTGGAGAAGAACCTCGAACGTGAAATCAACCGCAAAAGCCGCCAGAAGATGCGTGAGCGCCTGCGCGACGGCAGAATGGAGGATCGCCAGATAGAGCTGGAGGTCAGTAGCGACGGTCAGGGGGGCATGATGCAGATATTTGGTCCACTCGGGCAGATGGAGGAGATTGGCAACATCATGCAAGATCTGATGAGCGGTATGCCGAAAAAACGCAAAAAGCGCCGCATGACCATCGCCGAAGCCCGCAAGTATCTGGAGCAGGAGGAGGTGCAGAAGCTCATTGACATGGATGCTGTGGTCAAGGAGGCGCTTCGCAAGGTTGAGGATTCTGGCATCGTGTTCATCGACGAGATCGATAAAATTGCTGCTCCAACCACCGGCGCTGGCGGCAAGGGCCCTGATGTCAGCCGTGAAGGCGTGCAGCGCGACCTGCTGCCCATCGTCGAGGGCACGGCGGTCTCCACCAAGTATGGCGTCGTCAAAACCGATCACGTGCTCTTTATTGCTTCGGGAGCGTTCCATGTGGCGAGGCCGTCCGACCTTATACCTGAACTTCAGGGTCGTTTTCCGATCAGGGTCGAGCTGAAAAGTCTTACCGAAGAGGACTTTTTCCTAATCCTGACCCAGCCGCGCAATGCGCTGATCAAGCAGTACCGCGCCATGCTCAAGACCGAACAGATCGATCTCGAGTTCACCGAGGAGGCGATTCGCGAGATTGCACGGACGGCGGCGAAAGTCAACGAGACGGTTGAAAATATCGGTGCTCGTCGCCTGCACACCATTCTGACCAACCTGCTCGAAGAGCTGATGTTTGGGATTCCTGAAATGGTCATGGATGGCACCATCGACAGGAACATAGTTATCGACGACAACCAGGTGCGCGAAAAGCTGGGCAAGCTAGTCGCCGACCGGGATCTGAGCCAGTATATCCTCTAA
- the hslV gene encoding ATP-dependent protease subunit HslV produces MGYEKPQIRSTTVIGIIRDGKAALGSDGQMTLGNTVMKHSTRKIRSLYQGRFITGFAGATADALTLLDRFESKLEAYSGKLDRAAVELAKDWRTDKYLRRLEAMLAVVSTDKALIISGTGDVIEPEDGIVAIGSGSMYALAAARSLMKHTTLSAEEIVRESLQIAADICIYTNDHIVIETL; encoded by the coding sequence ATGGGCTACGAAAAACCGCAGATACGATCGACTACCGTTATCGGCATCATCAGGGATGGCAAGGCTGCGCTTGGCAGCGACGGTCAGATGACGCTTGGTAACACCGTGATGAAGCACTCTACCCGCAAGATACGGAGCCTCTACCAGGGCCGGTTCATTACCGGATTCGCCGGAGCCACCGCTGATGCACTGACGCTGCTCGACCGTTTTGAATCAAAGCTCGAAGCCTACAGCGGCAAGCTCGACCGCGCCGCCGTGGAGCTCGCAAAAGACTGGCGTACCGACAAGTACCTGCGCCGTCTCGAGGCGATGCTGGCCGTTGTCAGCACCGACAAGGCGCTCATCATCTCCGGCACGGGCGACGTCATCGAGCCTGAAGACGGCATCGTGGCCATTGGCAGCGGTAGCATGTACGCATTGGCCGCCGCGCGCTCGCTCATGAAGCACACCACGCTCTCCGCAGAAGAGATCGTCAGGGAAAGTCTGCAAATTGCCGCTGACATCTGCATCTACACGAACGACCATATTGTCATCGAAACTCTGTGA
- the rpoN gene encoding RNA polymerase factor sigma-54, with the protein MAEMRLQQRQTAQLSAQQVMTNQLLQLPLMQLEQRIYDEVQDNPMLELVEERRQDDGAAGSTQAATADSAEMFDSVSRFERSSMKVRADGGNRETVSAGRTSGSASGGEERFFQAVQHDTLHERLLRDLSLQEGIGEREVRIAAEILGNLDSDGYLTEPLEVIIDGLRQSDIDASEADVREIQQKIWYLDPPGVAVANLRERLLVELSVYEHEHDPEAVGVARTILNEAFDDFMNKRFDRLLKKLNLQKRQLEAAIDVITSLDPHPGEAFFDEGGHYISPDFIVIYENGALTAVLNDRSSLSVRVSDEYREVLAKRKVPKEDRQFMRQKLQRANEFVTALQVRRQTLLKVMEALLVAQAKFFIDGPRYLQPLVMKTIAEQTGYDISTISRAVNGKYVQTRFGVFELKYFFSGAVSTDEGEELSSRIIKQQLRDLIEGENPVEPLSDDRLAELLSGKGVQIARRTVAKYREQMQIPVARLRKKIG; encoded by the coding sequence ATGGCGGAGATGAGGCTACAACAGCGCCAGACCGCCCAGTTGTCGGCGCAGCAGGTGATGACCAACCAGTTGTTGCAGCTGCCGCTGATGCAGCTCGAGCAGCGGATTTACGACGAGGTTCAGGACAATCCCATGCTCGAACTGGTCGAGGAGCGTCGTCAGGACGATGGAGCGGCTGGTTCCACTCAGGCGGCTACCGCTGATTCGGCGGAGATGTTCGATTCGGTCTCCCGCTTCGAGCGTTCGTCGATGAAGGTTCGCGCCGATGGAGGGAACCGGGAGACCGTTTCTGCCGGCAGGACTAGCGGCTCGGCTTCGGGCGGCGAGGAGCGTTTTTTCCAGGCGGTGCAGCACGACACGCTTCACGAACGGTTGTTGCGCGATCTCTCGCTCCAGGAGGGGATTGGAGAGCGCGAGGTGCGCATCGCCGCCGAGATTCTCGGCAACCTCGACAGCGATGGCTATCTGACCGAACCGCTGGAAGTGATCATCGATGGGCTTCGACAGTCAGATATCGATGCCAGCGAGGCAGATGTTCGCGAGATACAGCAGAAAATCTGGTATCTCGATCCGCCCGGCGTGGCGGTGGCCAATCTTCGCGAACGCCTGCTGGTTGAACTTTCGGTGTACGAACACGAGCACGATCCCGAAGCGGTCGGCGTTGCGCGAACGATCCTCAATGAAGCGTTCGACGACTTCATGAACAAGCGCTTCGACCGGCTGCTGAAAAAGCTGAATCTTCAAAAACGCCAGCTCGAAGCCGCTATCGATGTGATCACGTCGCTTGATCCGCATCCGGGTGAAGCGTTTTTCGATGAGGGAGGGCACTACATTTCGCCCGATTTCATTGTTATCTACGAAAATGGCGCGTTGACCGCGGTTTTGAACGACCGGAGCAGTCTGTCGGTCAGAGTGTCGGACGAGTATCGGGAGGTGCTTGCGAAGCGGAAGGTGCCAAAGGAGGATCGGCAGTTCATGCGCCAGAAGCTCCAGCGGGCCAATGAATTTGTCACTGCCCTGCAAGTCCGGCGGCAGACGCTGCTGAAGGTGATGGAGGCGCTGCTGGTGGCGCAGGCGAAGTTTTTCATCGACGGCCCGCGCTATCTTCAGCCGCTTGTCATGAAGACGATCGCCGAGCAGACGGGCTACGATATTTCAACCATCAGCCGAGCGGTGAACGGAAAATACGTTCAGACCCGTTTCGGGGTGTTCGAACTGAAATATTTTTTCAGCGGTGCGGTATCGACCGACGAAGGCGAGGAGCTGTCGTCGAGGATCATCAAGCAGCAGCTTCGCGATCTGATCGAGGGGGAGAACCCGGTCGAGCCGCTCAGCGACGACCGGCTGGCGGAATTGCTGAGCGGAAAAGGGGTGCAGATCGCCCGCCGCACGGTTGCAAAATACCGTGAACAAATGCAAATTCCAGTTGCAAGATTAAGGAAAAAAATAGGTTAA
- a CDS encoding DUF3109 family protein, with translation MSVVSIGEVLVDRAVLDARFSCNLDLCHGDCCVEGELGAPIDDREARFLESAVEPLRSMLPERNLRYIRRHGCAEVYQGNLYTKTIDGRECVFVYHENGKALCAVETAWKKGLLDATKPLSCRLFPIRVRKKFGLDYLVYEQHTMCRDARRQGAEQDVRLIDFLEAPLVEKYGHDWYMSLKEFVASI, from the coding sequence ATGTCAGTTGTCTCCATTGGTGAAGTTCTCGTTGACCGCGCGGTGCTCGATGCGCGGTTCAGTTGCAATCTCGACCTGTGCCACGGCGACTGCTGCGTCGAGGGCGAACTCGGCGCGCCAATTGACGATCGGGAAGCGCGGTTCCTCGAATCCGCCGTCGAGCCGCTCCGTTCGATGCTGCCGGAACGGAATCTCCGCTACATCCGGCGTCATGGCTGCGCGGAGGTCTATCAGGGAAATCTCTACACCAAAACCATCGACGGGCGGGAGTGCGTCTTCGTCTATCACGAAAACGGCAAGGCGCTCTGTGCTGTCGAAACGGCGTGGAAGAAAGGGCTGCTCGATGCGACCAAACCGTTGTCGTGCCGCCTTTTCCCGATCCGGGTGCGAAAAAAGTTTGGATTGGACTATCTTGTTTATGAACAGCACACCATGTGCCGTGATGCCCGTCGTCAGGGGGCTGAACAGGATGTCAGGCTGATCGATTTCCTCGAAGCGCCACTTGTTGAAAAGTACGGACACGACTGGTACATGAGCTTGAAGGAATTTGTCGCATCCATCTGA
- the radA gene encoding DNA repair protein RadA translates to MAKSTVRYVCSACGAVSLKYQGRCFECQSWGTLVETHLEEPDAKVRKKRPAGSMPEVQNLDDDAPSGFHRTLTGIGELDRVLGGGLMEASAILVGGEPGIGKSTLMLQLVPRLAGKKVLYVAGEESPNQIRERARRLSIKAPNLRLVSEVALERILDAIANEQPEMVIVDSIQTVYSSDYQSSAGTITQIRECAASLIRAAKEQNFILLIIGHITKEGSLAGPKALEHMVDTVVQFEGENYQRYRIIRSVKNRFGPTNEIGVFKMGEEGLTEVSNPSEFFISDRRTDVPGTAVLAGIEGSRALMVEVQALVSRTGYSMPQRISTGFDLKRIAIILAVLEKRLQFQTAGQDVFVKIAGGLKLVEPAADLAIAAAVASGLQDKPCNPTACCCGEIGLSGELRAISDGERRIREAVHLGFTSIVLPESNTRELKPSLKKLPIRIAGCRTLHEALEAMGV, encoded by the coding sequence ATGGCCAAATCCACCGTTCGTTACGTCTGCTCCGCCTGCGGGGCCGTTTCGCTGAAATACCAGGGGCGCTGCTTCGAGTGCCAGAGCTGGGGCACACTGGTTGAAACCCACTTGGAAGAGCCGGATGCCAAAGTCCGCAAGAAGCGCCCCGCCGGCTCCATGCCCGAAGTGCAGAACCTCGACGACGACGCGCCATCCGGTTTTCACCGCACGCTGACCGGCATCGGTGAACTCGATCGCGTGCTCGGCGGCGGACTGATGGAGGCTTCGGCGATTCTGGTGGGCGGCGAACCGGGCATCGGTAAATCAACGCTGATGCTCCAGCTCGTACCGCGCCTGGCGGGCAAAAAGGTGCTCTACGTTGCGGGCGAAGAGTCGCCGAATCAGATCCGCGAACGCGCCAGGCGTCTTTCGATCAAGGCACCAAACCTCCGCCTCGTCTCCGAAGTTGCGCTCGAACGGATTCTCGATGCCATCGCGAATGAGCAGCCGGAGATGGTCATCGTCGATTCGATTCAGACCGTCTATTCGAGCGACTACCAGAGCTCGGCGGGCACCATCACCCAGATTCGCGAGTGCGCCGCCTCGCTCATCCGCGCGGCCAAGGAGCAGAACTTCATTTTGCTCATCATCGGGCACATCACCAAGGAGGGGTCGCTCGCCGGGCCGAAGGCGCTGGAGCACATGGTCGATACGGTCGTGCAGTTCGAGGGCGAAAACTACCAGCGCTACCGCATCATCCGCTCGGTCAAGAACCGCTTCGGCCCAACCAACGAAATCGGCGTTTTCAAGATGGGGGAGGAGGGGTTAACCGAGGTCTCGAACCCATCGGAGTTTTTCATCTCCGACCGCCGGACGGACGTGCCGGGTACCGCCGTATTGGCTGGAATTGAGGGGTCGCGGGCACTGATGGTGGAGGTGCAGGCGCTGGTGTCGCGCACCGGCTACTCGATGCCGCAGCGCATCAGCACGGGGTTTGACCTCAAGCGCATCGCGATCATCCTCGCCGTGCTCGAAAAGCGGTTGCAGTTCCAGACCGCCGGACAGGATGTGTTCGTCAAGATCGCAGGCGGCCTGAAGCTGGTCGAACCGGCGGCTGACCTGGCCATCGCCGCCGCCGTCGCCTCCGGCTTGCAGGACAAGCCATGCAACCCGACGGCCTGCTGCTGCGGCGAAATCGGCCTGTCGGGCGAGCTGCGCGCCATCAGCGACGGCGAGCGCCGCATCCGCGAGGCGGTGCACCTCGGATTCACGTCGATCGTGCTGCCGGAGTCGAACACCCGCGAGCTGAAGCCGTCGCTGAAGAAGCTGCCCATCAGAATCGCCGGCTGCCGCACGCTGCACGAAGCGCTCGAAGCGATGGGAGTGTGA
- a CDS encoding phage holin family protein has translation MFRILIHWLISATAVYVTAHMLPGITIKSFGAALIVALVLGLINALIKPVLVFFSIPLLLLTLGLFMLVINALMLQLAAVLVDSFGVQSFWWAVLGSVCISGVSWLMNAVLNI, from the coding sequence ATGTTCAGGATATTGATTCACTGGCTCATCAGTGCCACAGCGGTGTATGTGACCGCCCACATGCTTCCGGGCATTACCATCAAGAGTTTCGGCGCAGCGCTCATCGTAGCGCTGGTGCTGGGCCTCATCAACGCCCTCATCAAGCCGGTGCTGGTTTTCTTTTCGATTCCGCTCCTGCTCCTCACGCTCGGCCTTTTCATGCTGGTCATCAACGCGCTCATGCTGCAACTCGCCGCTGTGCTGGTAGACAGCTTCGGTGTGCAGAGTTTCTGGTGGGCCGTGCTCGGCTCAGTCTGCATCAGCGGGGTCTCATGGCTCATGAACGCTGTACTGAACATCTGA